One Falco naumanni isolate bFalNau1 chromosome 12, bFalNau1.pat, whole genome shotgun sequence genomic region harbors:
- the SSTR4 gene encoding somatostatin receptor type 4, translated as MRRRGARGTPSLPPRRASRAAASRPPQRRLSVAEPRRMLRPPRRGHSQPSTAHRREKRSGSESFWSSNSGQAGLCIANSLPWIPPEQLPALPAAPREGGGRLCQSLEDREAGPHPRWCPVHGPPPSMNADTEQLPAGAQAAGVPLWTVSSWAASEVPPNTSTATGEAGRQQGQAEWGGKAGEIAGMVVIQCIYALVCLLGLLGNSLVIFVILRYAKMKTATNIYLLNLAIADELFMLSIPFVATSAALHHWPFGRALCRTVLGVDGLNMFTSVFCLTVLSLDRYIAVVHPLRAATYRRPRVAKMVNGGVWLLSLLVASPIPIFAGTATTRDGQAVACNLLWPSPAWSAAFVVYTTLLGFLLPVLAMGLCYLLIVGKMRAVAQRVGWQQRRRSEGKLTRLVLMVVAMFVVCWMPFYVVQLVNLLLPGRLDATVNNASLILSYSNSCANPILYGFLSENFRHSFHGVLRRCLDASLCCCHTGEGAAEEEEEEEEPLDYCAAPRGDDKGKGCVCPPLPCQQEPVHPEPCCKPGPLLTKTTAF; from the exons ATGCGCAGGCGGGGTGCGCGGGGGACCCCatccctcccgccccgccgcgcctccCGGGCTGCCGCATCCCGCCCGCCGCAGCGCCGGCTGAGCGTGGCGGAGCCCCGGAGGATGCTGCGTCCCCCCCGCcgggggcacagccagcccagcaccgcGCACCGGAGGGAGAAGCGTTCCGG gtccGAGTCCTTCTGGTCATCTAATTCGGGTCAAGCAGGACTTTGCATTGCCAACAGCCTGCCGTGGATCCCACcggagcagctcccagcactgcccgccgccccccgggagggaggagggaggctcTGTCAGTCCCTGGAGGACCGAGAG GCTGGCCCCCATCCCCGGTGGTGTCCCGTCCATGGACCACCTCCCAGCATGAACGCCGACACCGAGCAGCTGCCGGCAGGGGCCCAGGCGGCCGGCGTGCCCCTCTGGACCGTATCCAGCTGGGCTGCCTCCGAGGTGCCCCCCAACACCAGCACGGCCACGGGAGAAGCTGGCCGGCAGCAGGGGCAGGCGGAGTGGGGCGGCAAGGCGGGCGAGATAGCAGGCATGGTGGTGATCCAGTGCATCTATGCCCTGGTgtgcctgctggggctgctgggcaaCTCCCTGGTGATCTTCGTCATCCTGCGCTATGCCAAGATGAAGACAGCCACCAACATCTACCTGCTCAACCTGGCCATTGCCGATGAACTCTTCATGCTCAGCATCCCCTTCGTGGCCACATCAGCCGCCCTGCACCACTGGCCCTTCGGCCGGGCCCTGTGCCGCACCGTTCTGGGTGTTGATGGGCTCAACATGTTCACCAGCGTCTTCTGCTTGACCGTCCTCAGCCTGGACCGCTACATCGCAGTGGTGCACCCACTGCGGGCAGCCACCTACCGCCGTCCTCGGGTGGCCAAGATGGTCAATGGTGGCGTGTGGCTCCTCTCCTTGCTGGTGGCTTCGCCCATCCCCATCTTCGCCGGTACAGCAACCACCCGCGACGGCCAGGCCGTGGCCTGCAACCTCCTGTGGCCAAGCCCAGCCTGGTCGGCAGCTTTTGTGGTCTACACCACCTTGCTGGGCTTCTTGCTGCCAGTGTTGGCCATGGGGCTGTGCTACCTGCTGATTGTGGGCAAGATGCGGGCGGTGGCGCAGCgggtgggctggcagcagcgccGGCGCTCTGAGGGCAAGCTGACGCGCCTGGTGCTGATGGTGGTTGCCATGTTTGTGGTCTGCTGGATGCCCTTCTACGTGGTGCAGCTGGTCAACCTTCTGCTGCCCGGCCGCCTGGATGCCACCGTCAACAATGCCTCCCTCATCCTCAGCTACTCCAACAGCTGCGCCAACCCCATCCTCTATGGTTTCCTCTCCGAAAATTTCCGGCACTCCTTCCACGGCGTGCTGCGCCGCTGCCTCGAcgccagcctctgctgctgccacactggggagggggctgctgaggaggaagaggaggaggaagaaccCCTTGACTACTGTGCCGCTCCCCGGGGGGACGACAAGGGCAAGGGCTGCGtctgcccacccctgccctgccagcaggagccCGTGCACCCTGAGCCCTGCTGCAAGCCCGGACCCCTCCTCACAAAGACCACTGCCTTCTAG